A region from the Rheinheimera mangrovi genome encodes:
- a CDS encoding ComEA family DNA-binding protein: MRIALVAAVVASMACAVNLTVAQELAKAPLSVPAAAKVAEKAKLNINQASIEQLVAVPGIGEKKAQAIKDYISANGPIKDQKQLTEVKGIGDKLAAKVAEHISF; the protein is encoded by the coding sequence ATGAGAATCGCACTTGTTGCAGCAGTAGTGGCTAGTATGGCCTGTGCAGTGAACTTAACAGTCGCACAAGAACTGGCGAAAGCCCCTTTGTCTGTTCCGGCTGCGGCCAAAGTGGCGGAAAAAGCTAAGCTGAATATTAATCAGGCGTCCATAGAGCAGTTAGTCGCTGTGCCTGGTATTGGTGAAAAAAAAGCTCAGGCGATTAAAGACTACATCAGTGCTAATGGTCCGATCAAAGATCAAAAGCAGCTGACAGAAGTCAAAGGCATAGGTGACAAACTGGCGGCTAAAGTCGCGGAACATATCAGCTTTTAG
- a CDS encoding response regulator transcription factor — protein sequence MRLLVVEDESLLAEQIREHLVQQQFSVDVAHDGADGWFKLSEYPYDLAIIDIGLPKMDGLSLIRKARQNEIKTPVIVLTARGSWQEKVEGLDAGADDYLTKPFHTEELLARINALIRRAAGQPDPMLHSGPVKLNSRTQQVWLGEEEVSLTAYEYKVLEYFMHNPNKVISKTELTEHIYDQDFDLDSNVIEVFVLRLRKKLDPDGELKPIETLRGRGYRFTMVVS from the coding sequence ATGCGTTTATTAGTTGTTGAAGATGAGAGTTTATTGGCGGAGCAAATCCGTGAACATTTAGTACAACAGCAATTTAGCGTGGACGTCGCTCATGATGGCGCAGATGGCTGGTTTAAATTGAGCGAATACCCTTATGACTTAGCTATTATTGATATAGGTTTACCTAAGATGGATGGTTTGAGCCTTATTCGTAAAGCCCGTCAGAATGAAATTAAAACTCCGGTCATTGTATTAACAGCCCGTGGCAGCTGGCAGGAAAAAGTGGAAGGTTTAGATGCAGGAGCCGATGACTATCTGACCAAACCTTTTCACACCGAAGAACTACTGGCCCGTATTAATGCGTTAATCCGCCGCGCCGCCGGTCAGCCGGATCCTATGTTGCATTCTGGTCCTGTGAAGCTCAATAGCAGAACCCAGCAAGTTTGGTTAGGTGAGGAAGAAGTAAGTCTGACCGCCTATGAATACAAAGTACTGGAATACTTTATGCACAACCCAAATAAAGTGATTTCTAAAACTGAGCTGACTGAACATATTTACGATCAGGATTTTGATTTAGACAGTAACGTCATTGAAGTTTTTGTACTGCGTCTGCGGAAAAAACTCGATCCGGATGGCGAATTAAAACCCATAGAAACTCTGCGTGGCCGCGGTTATCGTTTTACCATGGTTGTCAGCTAA
- a CDS encoding ATP-binding protein produces the protein MQLSLKVRQGIISLFLLFFLLPSSFFAIEQAFYTQLLTSTEQKLEVHMYSILAEVHPTDGKVELSNNLLPPDFYRPDSGLAAFITSENELLWQSDSSINQQFDPPTHQILPASHEFVLMEQYQQKYWVLSFSVLFDLGDNTLPLTIHVVQNDQLLQEPLKSFRKTLSQWFIGIALVLIGLTLLAYYWITKPLTSLDKEIHKLESGQQEQLLHDYPAELNKIKEDLNLLLANQNRQKQRYRHHLSDLAHALKTPIAVLRTSKLSEQPELREQLDRITGMIEHQLKRAASSGQDLWHKQIKVKPLINKLEQALSKIYRDKGCLIEIHCTDQVVFRGDETDLMEILGNLLDNACKACNQRVKISAFGKPLQLDIEDDGPGIPQDKREELFQRGTRLDTYKEGHGVGLSIVSELVKSYSGELQVSQSPLGGARFVIRFQESGLK, from the coding sequence ATGCAGTTATCGCTCAAAGTTCGCCAGGGTATAATTAGCCTGTTTTTGCTGTTTTTTTTGCTACCAAGTTCTTTTTTTGCAATAGAACAGGCTTTTTATACGCAGCTGCTGACCAGTACTGAGCAAAAACTTGAAGTACATATGTACTCCATTTTAGCGGAGGTCCACCCAACTGATGGCAAGGTAGAGCTGAGTAATAATCTGCTACCTCCTGATTTTTATCGACCTGACTCTGGTCTGGCCGCTTTTATTACCAGCGAAAACGAATTGTTATGGCAGTCTGATTCTTCGATTAACCAACAATTCGATCCCCCAACCCATCAGATTTTACCTGCATCTCATGAATTTGTGTTGATGGAGCAATACCAGCAAAAATACTGGGTTTTGTCTTTTTCGGTGTTATTTGATTTAGGCGACAACACCCTTCCCTTGACTATTCATGTGGTACAAAACGATCAACTGTTGCAGGAGCCGCTGAAATCCTTCCGCAAAACCTTAAGCCAGTGGTTTATCGGTATTGCACTGGTGCTGATAGGGTTAACTTTGCTAGCTTATTATTGGATCACCAAACCTTTAACCTCGTTGGACAAAGAAATTCATAAACTGGAAAGTGGCCAGCAAGAGCAACTGCTGCATGACTACCCTGCTGAACTGAACAAAATTAAAGAAGATTTAAACCTTCTGCTGGCGAACCAGAACAGACAAAAACAACGTTACCGTCATCACTTAAGTGATCTGGCTCATGCCTTGAAAACACCTATAGCTGTATTGCGTACCTCTAAGCTTTCAGAGCAGCCCGAGCTGCGTGAACAGCTTGACCGTATTACCGGCATGATTGAGCACCAGTTAAAGCGGGCGGCCAGCTCTGGCCAGGATCTGTGGCATAAACAGATTAAAGTCAAACCTCTTATTAATAAGCTGGAACAAGCGCTCAGCAAAATTTATCGGGATAAAGGCTGTTTGATAGAAATTCACTGCACCGATCAGGTGGTGTTTCGTGGCGATGAAACAGACTTAATGGAGATTTTGGGTAACCTGCTTGATAATGCCTGCAAAGCCTGTAATCAACGGGTAAAAATCAGTGCTTTTGGTAAACCTTTGCAACTGGATATTGAAGACGACGGCCCCGGTATTCCACAGGATAAAAGAGAAGAATTGTTTCAGCGAGGCACCCGACTGGATACGTACAAAGAAGGCCACGGTGTCGGATTGTCCATTGTGTCTGAGCTGGTGAAATCTTACTCTGGTGAGTTACAGGTCTCCCAAAGCCCATTAGGCGGAGCACGGTTTGTCATTCGCTTTCAGGAGTCAGGATTAAAATGA
- a CDS encoding lysozyme inhibitor LprI family protein: MMKLPLLVLFFSVFPLSAQQACDPGSLNKVDYMQCLDQQLEQTRRELTTWENNHLFKLEEQAASSGRQDGLKLFNKARQTFTLYTEQDCRWQFIGLLPDNKAASTTYKQCQLFHIKQRIELLKQVHAKPD, translated from the coding sequence ATGATGAAACTACCGCTGCTTGTTCTGTTTTTTAGCGTATTTCCTCTTAGTGCACAGCAGGCTTGTGACCCTGGCTCGCTTAACAAAGTCGACTATATGCAATGTCTGGATCAACAGCTGGAGCAGACCAGACGCGAGTTAACCACGTGGGAAAACAACCACTTGTTTAAACTGGAAGAACAGGCAGCCAGTAGTGGTCGTCAGGATGGTCTGAAATTATTTAATAAGGCTCGTCAAACTTTTACCTTGTACACAGAACAAGACTGTCGCTGGCAGTTTATTGGTCTGTTACCGGATAACAAAGCCGCCAGCACTACCTACAAACAATGTCAGCTGTTTCACATCAAACAGCGCATTGAGTTATTAAAACAAGTTCATGCAAAACCAGACTAA
- a CDS encoding TIGR01777 family oxidoreductase, protein MNILITGATGLIGRALVAQWHHQHQLHILTRSSLKAKEILAIDANYHHTLDTVDLNQIDAVINLAGEPIADRRWSESQKQKICQSRWQITEALAEKIQQCTTPPTVFISGSAIGFYGRQSSTVITEEYSSYYPEFSHDICARWENLAQRAASPHTRVCLLRTGIVLSSKGGALGKMLPLFKLGLGGPIGDGQQFMSWIHLEDMVRLIDFLLQRDDLSGPFNATAPRPVSNKQFSQLLAERFGKKAPLKVPAFVLRLAFGEMADILLFGQNVQPGRLVDSGFQFHYPQLKDALNALQF, encoded by the coding sequence ATGAATATTTTAATTACAGGCGCTACGGGGTTGATTGGGCGAGCACTCGTTGCACAGTGGCATCACCAACACCAGTTGCATATCCTTACCCGCTCATCCTTAAAAGCAAAAGAAATCCTGGCGATTGACGCCAACTATCACCACACTCTTGATACTGTAGATTTAAATCAGATTGACGCAGTGATCAATCTGGCAGGTGAACCTATAGCCGACAGGCGTTGGAGCGAATCACAAAAACAAAAAATCTGCCAAAGCCGCTGGCAGATCACAGAAGCACTGGCGGAGAAAATCCAACAATGCACTACCCCACCCACAGTCTTCATTAGCGGCTCTGCTATAGGTTTTTATGGCCGACAAAGCAGCACTGTAATCACAGAAGAGTACAGCTCCTATTACCCTGAGTTTAGTCATGACATTTGTGCTCGCTGGGAGAATCTGGCACAGCGTGCTGCAAGCCCACACACAAGAGTCTGTTTACTGCGTACTGGCATAGTACTGAGCAGTAAAGGTGGAGCCCTTGGCAAGATGCTGCCTTTGTTTAAATTAGGTTTAGGCGGGCCAATTGGAGATGGTCAGCAGTTTATGTCCTGGATCCATCTGGAAGATATGGTGCGTCTGATTGACTTCTTACTACAGCGTGATGACTTAAGTGGACCTTTTAATGCGACAGCGCCCCGCCCAGTCAGCAATAAACAGTTCAGCCAATTGTTGGCGGAACGTTTTGGTAAAAAGGCACCTTTAAAAGTGCCTGCTTTTGTATTGCGCTTAGCTTTTGGCGAGATGGCTGACATCTTGTTGTTTGGCCAGAATGTACAACCAGGGCGTTTAGTGGATAGTGGCTTTCAGTTCCACTACCCACAGTTAAAAGATGCCTTAAACGCTCTTCAATTCTGA
- a CDS encoding ABC transporter permease, translating into MWGKIAWRLFWRELSRGELWVIAFSLFLAVLTVVSLSGITESVRSALYQRSANFVAADQILRSSVGFNEQVQQQADELKLQSSRQVQFNSMLFAKDLMQLVSVKAVSAAYPLRGELILSSSLTDAKALVSLQPNQLYLESRLYSLLDIKVGDSLELGEKVFTAAGVIVAEPDAPLSVFGSSPRVLMHLDDVAATGIIQPGSRINYRLMFAGSQQDLALLETQSKELLGPQDRWQKMDRESAIGGALDRSERFLLLSGLLGIVLAACAAAVAANRYSQRHARSVAVMKALGATTTLSRKIYGSHLLFVVIFSVGFGLVAGQLLVQLSQWGVGFWMPEYLAEFSFRPLGLGVLTAAICAVLFSARPLWRLAAVPALNVLREKPDQMKFDPVHLISGSVAIWLLMWLFSGDIWISSWLFVLCLVFAALLMGFAALLVRVAKPMAAGQSSALRLALANLRRRLWPNAFQLITFSLALFLTLLLYFLRSELLDQWQQQVPEGAPNQFLVNLTEQDRTSLQQLAAEHQLTLTAFYPMISGRVLAVNGENFADEATKEKPEQRQGVGRELNLTWLKQMPDNNKLESGQWFTADSKAEVSVESQLAERLQLKLGDMLQFSVGGQLFEAKISSIRKVDWNSLQPNFYMVLSPDLMQGFPATYITAFYLDMSEQELLNQIVRQFPTVSLISVDTILKQVNDIISQVSVALTFILILVFASAVLVLVAQVQATLEQREQELAILRTLGAKSSFLKAALLYEFAALGALAGLFATVLAEVLLAVVQQQFFDLPYSPHWNLWWLGPVLGVGLVTALGAWQVRVLLKMSGSTLLRRALQN; encoded by the coding sequence ATGTGGGGTAAAATCGCCTGGCGGCTGTTCTGGCGTGAATTAAGCCGTGGCGAGTTATGGGTTATCGCCTTTTCACTGTTTTTAGCTGTGCTCACTGTGGTGAGCTTATCCGGTATCACGGAATCGGTTCGTTCTGCTTTGTACCAGCGCAGCGCCAACTTTGTCGCTGCCGATCAAATTCTGCGCTCTAGCGTAGGTTTTAATGAACAGGTTCAACAACAGGCAGACGAGCTTAAACTGCAGTCATCTCGCCAGGTGCAGTTTAACTCCATGTTGTTTGCCAAAGATTTGATGCAGTTGGTGTCTGTTAAAGCCGTATCTGCAGCATATCCATTAAGAGGCGAGCTGATATTAAGCTCGTCGCTGACTGATGCCAAAGCGCTTGTATCCTTGCAGCCGAATCAGTTGTATCTGGAAAGTCGTCTTTATAGTTTGCTGGATATTAAGGTAGGCGACAGTCTGGAGCTTGGCGAAAAAGTATTTACCGCTGCTGGCGTCATTGTTGCTGAACCTGATGCGCCGTTGTCTGTATTTGGCAGCTCGCCACGGGTACTTATGCATTTGGATGATGTGGCCGCAACCGGGATTATTCAGCCTGGTAGTCGGATCAATTACCGCTTGATGTTTGCAGGTTCCCAACAAGACCTGGCATTGCTTGAGACACAAAGCAAAGAACTACTGGGCCCACAGGACAGATGGCAGAAAATGGACAGAGAGTCGGCCATAGGTGGTGCACTGGACAGATCTGAGCGCTTTTTATTGTTATCTGGCCTGTTGGGTATTGTGCTGGCGGCTTGCGCCGCTGCTGTGGCTGCGAATCGCTATAGTCAGCGCCATGCCCGCTCTGTGGCTGTGATGAAAGCTTTGGGCGCAACCACTACCTTGAGCCGGAAGATTTATGGCAGTCATTTACTCTTTGTGGTGATCTTCAGCGTAGGCTTTGGTTTAGTGGCCGGACAGTTATTGGTGCAATTAAGTCAATGGGGCGTCGGATTCTGGATGCCAGAGTATCTGGCTGAATTTAGCTTCCGACCTTTGGGTTTAGGCGTGCTGACGGCTGCTATTTGTGCTGTGTTGTTTTCAGCCCGCCCTTTGTGGCGTTTGGCTGCAGTGCCGGCGCTTAATGTACTGCGGGAAAAGCCGGATCAGATGAAATTTGACCCGGTGCATTTAATCAGCGGTTCAGTCGCCATCTGGTTATTGATGTGGCTCTTTAGTGGTGACATTTGGATCAGCAGCTGGTTGTTTGTGCTCTGCCTGGTGTTTGCCGCTTTATTGATGGGCTTTGCCGCCTTATTGGTTCGGGTTGCCAAACCTATGGCAGCAGGACAAAGCAGTGCGCTACGGCTGGCATTGGCGAATTTACGCCGCAGGTTATGGCCCAATGCGTTTCAGTTGATCACTTTTAGTCTGGCGTTGTTTTTAACTTTACTGCTTTACTTTTTGCGTTCTGAGCTGCTGGACCAATGGCAACAACAGGTTCCTGAAGGCGCACCGAATCAGTTTCTGGTGAATTTAACCGAACAGGACAGAACTTCATTGCAACAACTGGCAGCCGAGCATCAGCTCACCCTGACAGCGTTTTATCCGATGATCAGTGGTCGGGTGCTGGCTGTCAACGGCGAGAACTTTGCCGATGAAGCAACCAAAGAAAAACCTGAACAGCGTCAAGGGGTTGGGCGGGAGCTGAATTTAACCTGGTTAAAGCAGATGCCTGACAATAACAAGCTGGAAAGCGGGCAGTGGTTTACGGCTGACTCCAAAGCTGAAGTGTCGGTCGAATCTCAACTGGCGGAACGGCTGCAGCTGAAGCTAGGCGATATGCTGCAGTTCTCTGTCGGCGGTCAGTTGTTTGAAGCAAAAATCAGCAGCATTCGGAAAGTCGACTGGAACAGCTTACAACCTAACTTTTATATGGTGCTTTCACCTGATCTGATGCAGGGATTTCCTGCCACTTATATCACGGCATTTTATCTGGATATGTCAGAACAGGAACTGTTAAATCAGATAGTTCGGCAATTCCCGACTGTCAGTCTGATTTCAGTCGATACCATTTTAAAGCAGGTGAACGATATTATCAGTCAGGTTTCTGTGGCCTTAACCTTTATTTTGATATTGGTGTTTGCATCTGCAGTGCTGGTGTTGGTCGCGCAAGTGCAGGCGACTTTAGAGCAAAGGGAGCAGGAGCTGGCTATTCTGCGTACCTTAGGGGCTAAGTCGTCTTTCTTAAAAGCAGCCTTGTTGTATGAGTTTGCCGCTTTAGGGGCTTTGGCCGGGCTTTTTGCCACAGTCTTAGCCGAAGTCCTGCTGGCTGTGGTTCAGCAGCAGTTTTTTGATTTACCGTACAGCCCGCACTGGAACTTATGGTGGCTAGGTCCTGTATTGGGAGTTGGCTTAGTCACAGCTCTGGGCGCGTGGCAGGTCAGGGTGCTGTTGAAGATGTCAGGCAGCACCTTATTACGCCGCGCCCTTCAGAATTGA
- a CDS encoding ABC transporter ATP-binding protein, with amino-acid sequence MKTPIPHIVAKDVVKTVQLTESELTILQDIDLTINQGATVAIVGASGSGKSTLLGILAGLDQASSGEVYLAGQPLHQLTEDERAELRARSVGFVFQSFLLLPSLTALENVTLPAELAGMADARARGLELLAQVGLSHRADFFPNQMSGGEQQRVAIARAFITKPAVLFADEPSANLDSATGEKIEDLLFELNKQQGTTLVLVTHNHELAQRCQFRFQMHAGHLTADLTQATEGKRHVG; translated from the coding sequence ATGAAAACACCTATACCTCATATTGTTGCAAAAGATGTTGTAAAAACAGTTCAGCTTACCGAGTCTGAGCTTACCATACTGCAAGATATCGATCTGACTATCAATCAAGGCGCGACAGTTGCTATTGTGGGTGCTTCGGGTTCCGGCAAGTCTACTTTATTAGGTATATTGGCCGGTTTAGATCAAGCATCCTCCGGTGAAGTCTATCTGGCAGGCCAGCCTTTGCATCAACTGACAGAAGACGAGAGGGCAGAATTAAGAGCCCGCTCTGTAGGTTTTGTGTTTCAATCATTTTTATTGTTACCCAGTCTGACAGCACTGGAAAACGTTACTTTACCTGCTGAACTGGCGGGTATGGCAGATGCCCGGGCTCGTGGTCTGGAACTCTTAGCCCAGGTCGGATTAAGCCACAGAGCCGACTTTTTTCCCAATCAGATGAGCGGTGGTGAGCAGCAAAGGGTAGCGATAGCCCGTGCTTTTATTACCAAACCTGCTGTGCTTTTTGCTGATGAACCTTCAGCTAACCTGGACAGCGCGACGGGCGAGAAAATTGAAGATTTGCTGTTTGAACTGAATAAGCAGCAAGGCACCACCTTAGTGTTAGTAACCCATAATCATGAACTGGCGCAGCGTTGCCAATTTCGATTTCAGATGCATGCCGGCCACCTAACGGCTGATTTGACTCAAGCCACAGAGGGCAAGCGTCATGTGGGGTAA
- a CDS encoding arylesterase, producing MLLVLSITTAAVQAKTLLILGDSLSAGYGLSQHQSWVHLLQQKLDQQDSDWTLVNASISGETSGGGLARLPALLEQHKPDYVLIELGANDGLRGFPVPQLETNLNAMITQIKQQQSKAVLMQIRIPPNYGSRYTKLFTDLYPKVAEKQQIPVWPFFMETIALKQQWMQADGLHPNLDAQPVIADLMLPLVSSLE from the coding sequence ATGCTTTTGGTCCTGTCAATCACCACAGCTGCGGTGCAGGCCAAAACGCTGTTAATTCTTGGCGATAGTCTGAGCGCCGGTTATGGGTTAAGCCAACACCAAAGTTGGGTGCATCTGCTTCAACAAAAACTTGACCAACAAGACAGTGACTGGACACTGGTCAACGCCAGTATCAGCGGAGAAACCTCAGGTGGTGGTCTGGCCCGCTTACCTGCCTTACTCGAACAACACAAACCCGATTACGTGCTGATTGAACTCGGTGCCAACGACGGTCTGCGTGGTTTCCCTGTGCCCCAGCTTGAAACCAATCTCAATGCGATGATAACGCAAATAAAGCAGCAACAAAGTAAAGCTGTCTTAATGCAAATACGCATTCCACCAAACTATGGCTCACGTTACACCAAACTATTTACAGATTTATACCCAAAAGTGGCAGAGAAACAGCAAATACCTGTCTGGCCTTTCTTTATGGAGACCATAGCCCTAAAGCAACAATGGATGCAAGCAGATGGGCTACACCCGAACCTGGATGCACAGCCTGTTATCGCAGATTTAATGCTACCTTTGGTGTCGAGTCTAGAATAA
- a CDS encoding tetratricopeptide repeat protein, giving the protein MKKMTTLTSALIVLASFGATTLSSYAVAAPDPAKIEARKNRKSSAVGEKVGKSIAKAYELYSAEKINEAIAELQDVESSNEFDMAYLNRFLGNMWAAKDEKKAIAYLRKAMKPDVLSFTDQAAGLRLLADLLLSDKQYDESIKTYYQWIDFTGEKESNVYLRIASAYMEMKQYQKVIEPADMAIAMQDKAKPNAGPYTLKFSAYYEMKNNKKAIEVLETTVQLFPSEKRWWTYLAQFYSIEEQYEKALVTLEVAAMQGMLDSANEFKLLSQLYSNANVPYKAGITLEKHIKSGLIKKDKNMLNSMASSFQSAREMEKAAQYYGESAQLDNDADAYRRQGSSLILAEKYPAAVAALNKSLDAGVKVKGPVYLALVEAYFYQNKFKDAYQAVQKAKGDPKYARQAASWESYIKERASKNNVSL; this is encoded by the coding sequence ATGAAGAAAATGACTACACTTACTTCTGCGTTGATCGTACTGGCCAGTTTTGGTGCTACAACTTTAAGTTCATATGCTGTTGCTGCTCCGGATCCTGCAAAAATTGAAGCGCGGAAAAACCGCAAATCAAGCGCTGTAGGTGAAAAAGTTGGTAAGTCTATAGCTAAAGCTTATGAGCTTTATAGTGCAGAGAAGATAAACGAAGCCATCGCTGAGTTGCAGGATGTTGAGTCAAGCAATGAGTTTGACATGGCTTATTTGAATCGTTTTTTAGGCAACATGTGGGCCGCTAAAGACGAGAAAAAAGCTATTGCTTACCTGCGCAAAGCGATGAAGCCAGACGTATTGAGCTTTACTGACCAAGCTGCTGGTTTGCGTTTACTTGCTGACTTATTGTTAAGCGATAAGCAATACGACGAATCAATCAAAACTTATTATCAGTGGATAGATTTCACTGGTGAAAAAGAGTCGAACGTTTATTTACGTATTGCTAGTGCTTACATGGAAATGAAGCAGTATCAGAAGGTAATTGAGCCTGCTGATATGGCTATTGCCATGCAAGATAAAGCTAAGCCAAACGCCGGTCCTTATACGTTGAAGTTTTCAGCTTATTACGAGATGAAAAACAACAAAAAAGCGATCGAAGTGTTAGAGACCACTGTGCAACTTTTCCCTTCGGAAAAACGCTGGTGGACTTACCTGGCTCAGTTTTACAGCATAGAAGAACAGTATGAAAAAGCGCTTGTGACATTAGAAGTTGCAGCTATGCAGGGCATGCTGGATTCAGCCAATGAATTCAAGTTATTGTCTCAGCTGTATTCAAATGCCAACGTTCCATACAAAGCCGGTATCACACTGGAAAAACATATCAAGTCTGGTTTAATCAAAAAAGACAAAAATATGTTGAACAGTATGGCCAGTTCTTTCCAGTCAGCACGGGAAATGGAAAAAGCAGCTCAGTATTATGGTGAGTCCGCTCAGTTGGACAACGATGCTGATGCTTATCGTCGTCAAGGTTCTTCATTGATCCTTGCTGAAAAATACCCTGCTGCTGTAGCAGCTTTGAATAAATCGTTGGATGCTGGCGTAAAAGTCAAAGGTCCTGTGTATTTAGCTTTGGTTGAAGCTTATTTCTACCAGAACAAGTTCAAAGATGCTTATCAGGCAGTGCAAAAAGCCAAAGGCGATCCTAAATACGCCCGTCAGGCTGCTAGCTGGGAAAGCTATATTAAAGAGCGCGCTAGTAAAAATAACGTGAGTCTTTAA